A single Oryctolagus cuniculus chromosome 18, mOryCun1.1, whole genome shotgun sequence DNA region contains:
- the NOB1 gene encoding RNA-binding protein NOB1: MRATRSPAKMAPVDHVVADAGAFLRDAALQDIGKNIYTIREVVTEIRDKATRRRLAVLPYELRFKEPFPEYVRLVTEFSKKTGDYPSLSATDIQVLALTYQLEAEFVGVSHLKQEPEKAKVSSSIRHPEAPVNILGFHLPSKPKCPQDTVDRGHQASEPEDLEFSSFVFWRNPLPNIDQELQELLMDGGEEEEENGFEESKEDSDDDGGGWITPSNIKQIQQELEQCDDPKDVRVGCVTTDFAMQNVLLQMGLHVLAVNGMLIREARSYILRCHGCFRTTSDMNRVFCAHCGNKTLKKVSVTVSDDGTLHMHFSRNPKVLNPRGLRYSLPMPKGGKYAINPHLTEDQRFPQLRLSRKARQKTDVFAPDYVAGVSPFAENDICSRSAALQLRDSALGGGRRRLNPNASRKKFVKKR, translated from the exons ATGCGTGCTACGCGCTCGCCTGCCAAAATGGCGCCTGTGGACCACGTCGTGGCGGACGCCGGGGCGTTCCTGCGGGACGCGGCTCTGCAG GACATCGGGAAGAACATCTACACCATCCGCGAGGTAGTCACCGAGATCCGGGACAAGGCCACGCGCCGGCGGCTCGCAGTGCTGCCCTACGAGCTGCGGTTCAAGGAGCCCTTCCCGGAGTACGTGCGCCTGG TGACTGAGTTTTCAAAGAAAACCGGAGACTACCCCAGCCTCTCTGCCACGGATATCCAGGTGCTGGCGCTCACTTACCAGCTGGAAGCAGAGTTTGTTGGGGTGTCTCACCTAAAGCAAGAACCGGAAAAG gCTAAAGTGAGCTCCTCAATTCGGCACCCAGAAGCTCCTGTCAACATTTTGGGGTTCCACCTGCCTTCTAAG cccaaatgcccacaagacaCTGTGGATCGTGGACACCAAGCCAGCGAGCCAGAGGACCTGGAATTCAGCTCCTTTGTGTTCTGGAGAAACCCGCTGCCTAACATCGACCAGGAGCTCCAGGAGCTGCTG ATGGACggaggtgaggaggaggaagagaatggATTTGAAGAGAGCAAAGAGGACAGTGATGACGACGGGGGTGGGTGGATAACCCCCAGCAACATCAAGCAGatccagcaggagctggagcagtgTGACGACCCCAAGGACGTGCGAGTTGGCTGTGTGACCACAGACTTCGCCATGCAg AACGTTCTGCTGCAGATGGGACTGCACGTGCTGGCGGTGAACGGCATGCTGATCCGCGAGGCCCGGAGCTACATCTTGCGCTGCCACGGCTGTTTCAG GACAACGTCTGACATGAACCGAGTGTTCTGTGCCCACTGCGGGAACAAGACCCTGAAGAAAGTGTCCGTGACCGTCAGTGACGACGGCACCCTGCACATGCACTTCTCACGCAACCCCAAGGTGCTGAACCCCCGAGGCCTGCGG TACTCACTCCCCATGCCCAAGGGAGGCAAGTACGCCATCAACCCCCACCTGACCGAGGACCAGCGCTTCCCCCAGCTGCGACTGTCCCGCAAGGCCCGGCAGAAGACCGACGTGTTCGCCCCCGACTACGTGGCCGGGGTGTCTCCCTTCGCCGAGAACGACATCTGCAGCCGCTCAGCCGCCCTGCAGCTCCGGGACAGcgccctgggaggagggaggaggcgcTTAAATCCCAACGCTTCCAGAAAGAAGTTCGTGAAGAAGCGGTGA